Genomic segment of Umezawaea sp. Da 62-37:
CGGCTGGCTGAGCAGGACCTCGCGGTTGAGGTCGCGCAGCCGGGCCCGGTGGTCCGGAGTGCGGCTCAGGGTGAACAGCACGTCGTACTCGCGCAGGCTGATCGGGTCCCAGACGTCGTCGGCCGCGAACCGCCGCAGGAGCGCGGACTGCGCCCGGAAGAGCGCCTCCCACGACTCCGCGGCGAGTTCGGTCAGATGGCGCTCAGGCGACGGGGACGGCGGCACGGGCCAGCTTCCTCGACGCGTGGGTGGGCGGGTCGGAGGGGACGTCGGCGGGCCTGCGGGCGTCGAACTCGCGGCGCAGTTCCGGCGCGATCTCGCCGAGCATGTCGAGCTGCTCCAGGACGACCTTGAGCGGCAGCCCGGCGTGGTCGAGCAGGAACAGCTGGCGCTGGTAGTCGCCGAAGAACTCCTGGAACGTCAACGTCTTCTCGATGACCTCCTGCGGACTCCCGACCGTCAACGGGGTCTGCGCGGTGAAGTCCTCAAGGGACGGACCGTGGCCGTAGACCGGCGCGTTGTCGAAGTACGGGCGGAACTCGCGCACGGCGTCCTGGGAGTTGCGGCGCATGAACACCTGACCGCCCAACCCGACGATCGCCTGGGCGGCGGTGCCGTGGCCGTAGTGCTCGAAGCGCTCCCGGTACAGGTTGATCAGCCGGATGTAGTGCTCCTTCGGCCAGAAGATGTTGTTCGCGAAGAACCCGTCGGCGAAGTAGGCGGCGATCTCGGCGATCTCCGGGCTGCGGATCGAGCCGTGCCACACGAACGGCGCCACGCCGTCGAGCGGGCGCGGGGTGGAGGTGAAGCCCTGCAACGGGGTGCGGAACTTCCCTTCCCAGTCCACGACCTCGTTGTCCCACAACGCGCGCAACAGCTGGTAGTTCTCCACGGTCAGCGCCATGCCGTCCTGGATGTTCTTCCCGAACCACGGGTACACCGGCGCGGTGTTGCCGCGGCCCAGCATCAGGTCCACCCGGCCGTCGGACAGGTGCTGGAGCATCGCGTAGTCCTCGGCGATCTTCACCGGGTCGTTGGTGGTGATCAGCGTCGTGGACGTGGACAGGATCAGCCGCTCGGTGCGGGCCGCGATGTGGCCCAGCAGCGTCGTCGGCGACGACGGCACGAACGGCGGGTTGTGGTGCTCACCGGTGGCGAACACGTCCAGGCCGACCTGCTCGGCGTGCTCGGCGATCGTCACCATCGCCTTGATGCGCTCGTGCTCGCCGACGGTGGTGCCGGTGGTGGGGTCGGGGGTGACGTCCCCGACCGTGAAGACGCCGATCTGCATGGTGCCCCTCCCGAAGTCGATGCGTTTGCATGGACATCGGGGTCAACACCGCGCGGACCGGCGCCTATTCCCCGACTAGCCCGCCGGGACCACGCCGATGGCGTCGGCGACCCTCGTCGTCACGGAGACGCTGCCGGTCACGGTGCCCGCCTCGATCCACGGGTAGTCCGCCTGCGCCTTCGCGACGGTCCGCTCGCCGATGACCTCGCCCTTGTCCGGGTCCACGATCAGGTCGCGGCGCTCCTGGTCGCCGTCCAGGCCGAGTGCGAGGCCCTTGCGCCCGTCCGGGGTGGTCGCCTCCTCGACGACCTTCACGCCGTCGATCTTCGCCATCGCGCGCAGCAGGTCGCCGCGCAGGTCGGCGGGCATGATCCCGGAGTCCAGGAACTGGATGCCGAAGTGGAACATCGTGCCGGGGGTCGAGCCGCGCTGGGAGGTGTAGTCCTCGAGCCACGCCAGCAGCTGGTCGGGGTCGCGGGGGAGGTTCTCGTAGAACGCGGGCTGACCCATGTCGGTCTCGTCGCCGCAGACCTTCTTCGGCTTGGCCTTGGGGAAGAAGTCGCCGCACGCGCCGCGCCGCTCGCCCATGTCGGTGTCCATCGGCTGGTACGCGGGCACCTCGGACGCGGGCGTGGAGCTGCCGATCAGCTTCGCGTCACCGGGGACGCGCTTCTCCAGCCACTCCTGCGTCACGTCCCGCGGGATCCAGGTCTGGTAGGTGATGTCGGCGAGGTAGGTGTAGCCGGTCGGGGCGCTCACGACCTCCTGCGGGGTCCCGGTCTGGAATCCGCGCAGGTAGGAGCCCTTGACCTCGATGTACCGGTACTGGCCCGGCTTCAGCTCCGGGTCCTTCGCGGTGATCTTGTCCGCCGCGTCGTTCAGGACCTGGGACGCCGAGAGGAGCGACACGTCGCGCTTGGTGGGCTGCTGCGAGGTGGTCGGCTGCGCCACGGGCTGCGCCGGTGCTCCGCCGCCCCCGCCGATGACCACGACGCCGCCCACGATCGCGGCCGCCGCCGCCGCGGCGACGCCGACGACCAGGCCACGGCGCCGAAAGGGCGACTTCGACGCAGGCGGACCCTCCGCGGCCGCTTCCCGCATCAGCTTCTCGCGGGCGTCGGTCAGGGGTCGGTCGGACATCCGGGCCTCCAGGTGCAACGCGGCGAGCGCCTCGTCGAGTTCTCGGTCGGGGTTGTGGGCGCCGCGGTCAGTCATCGCGGTTCTCCTCGTCGGTGCGGAGGTGTGCTCGGAGCTTGTGGCGCACCCGGTGCAGACGCGACCGGATGGTGCTGGCGGGCACGCCGAGGGCGACGGCAACCTCGGTCGGTTCGAGCCCGGCCCACGACGTCAGCAGCAGCACGTCGCGTTCCTGCTCGTTGAGCCCGGCCAGACCGTCGGCGAGTTGTCTGGTGTGCCGCTGGGCGTCGAGCCGGTCGACGATCTGCCCGTCGTGGTCGGCCCCGGCCTCCCTGAGCGCGAACACCCGCGCGGAGGCCCGGTAACCGCGGACCTCCGCGCGGATGTGGTTGCGCACCAGGTTGGTGGCGATCCCGTACAGCCAGCCGCGCACGGGCGCCTGCGCCGGGTCGTAGCTGGCGCGTCTGCGCAGCGCCACCAGGAACGTCTCGGCGACCAGGTCGTCGGCGACGTCCACCCCGACTCTGCCCGCCAGGTAGCCGTGCAGGGCACGGGCGTACGCGTCGAACAACGCGGCGAAGGCGGCCGTCGGTTCCGCGTTCGCCAGGTCGGGACGCGGGTCGGCGGCGCCCGGAGCGCGCTGCTCTTGTTCGGCTCTGCGTTCCTCGATCCGGTTCACGCCAGTTCTTGTCCGGGCACCTCGGGAGCGTCCCCGAACAGTGCGGGCGTGTGACCTAGGTCACTTAGTCAGGTGGTTCCAGAGGAACGTGTACGCGAGCGCCCACATGAACGCCGACTGCTCGCTGTCGGCCGCGCCGCCGTGCCCGCCCTCGATGTTCTCGTGGTAGGGGACGTCGTAACCCAGCTCCCGCAACCGCGCCACCATCTTGCGCGCGTGGCCGGGGTGCACCCGGTCGTCGCGGGTGGAGGTCGTGAACAGCGTCGGCGGGTACGGCTGCCCCGCGCGGACGTTCTGGTAGGGCGAGTACTCCGCCAGGAACTCCCAGTCGCCGGGCTCGTCGGGGTCGCCGTACTCGGCCATCCACGACGCGCCCGCGAGCAGCAGGTGGTAGCGCTTCATGTCCAGCAGCGGCACCTGGCACACGATCGCGCCGAACAGCTCCGGGTAGCGGGTGAGCATCACGCCCACCAGCAGACCGCCGTTGCTGCCGCCGCGGATGCCCAGCCGTTCCGGCGTGGTGATGCCGCGCGCCACCAGGTCGCGGGCCACCGCCGCGCAATCCTCGTACACCCGCGGCCGGTTCTCGCGCAGCGCGGACTGGTGCCACTCCGGGCCGTACTCGCCGCCGCCGCGCAGGTTCGCCACGACGTACGTGCCGCCCCGCGACAGCCACCCGAGCCCGGCGACGGTGTTGTACGCGGGCGTCAGCGACACCTCGAACCCGCCGTAGGCGTACAGCAGCGTCGGCCCGCCCTCGGCGCCCGGCGGCGTGACGACGAAGTACGGGATCCGAGTGCCGTCGTCGGAGGTCGCGAAGTGCTGCTCGACGACCATGCCCTCGGCGTCGAAGAACGCGGGCGCCCGCTTGAGCACCTCGACGTCGCCGCCCACGTGCCCCAGCCGCAGTTCGGTCGGCTCGGTGAACCCGCCGGAGGCGATCATGTACTCGTCGCCCTCGTCCGGGTCGGTGCCGACGACGTCGGCGGTCTCGAACTCCCGCACGCCCGCCAGCGGTGCCCGCGTCCAGCCGTCCGGGCCGGGCGTGAGCACCTCCATCCGGGTCCGCACGTCGTGCAGCGTGGTGATGATCAGGTGGTTGCGGGTCCACGCGTGGCCGCTCAGCGACGTGTGCGCGTCCGGGGTGAACAGTGGGGTCAGGTCCCGCCCGCCCGCGAGGAAGTCGTCGAACCGCGTCACCAGCAGCGCGCCCGCGGGGTGGGTCGTCCCACCGACCGTCCACGCCGTGCGCAGGGTGACCAGCAGCCACTCGCGGTGCGAGTCGACCTCCGCGTCGTCGGGCACCTCGATGCGGACCAGTTCGCCGTCGGCCGCGCGGTGGAAGTTCTCGGCGGTGTAGAAGGTCACCCCGCGCCGCACGAGCGAGCGCTCGAAGCCCTCGGTCGGGTCGTGGAAGGCCCGGATCCACACGTCGTCGACCTTGCCCGAGTACACGGTGGCGGCCTGCTCCAGCGGGGTGCCGCGCCGCCACTCCTTGACCACCCTCGGGTAGCCGGAGCTGGTCAGCGAGCCGGGTCCGAAGTCCGTGCCGACGTAGATCCGGTCGGCGTCCAGCCAGCCCACCGCGCCCTTCGCCTCGGGCAGTTCGAAGCCGTCCGGGACGAACTCGCGCGCCTCCAGGTCGAACTCGCGCACCACGACCGCGTCCGCGCCGCCCCGCGACAGCTCGACCAGCGCCCGCCGGTGGTCCGGGCGCAGCACGGCCGCGCCCTTCCACACCCAGTTCTCGCCCTCGGCCGCCCCGAGGGCGTCGACGTCGAGCAGCACGTGCCACTCCGGAGCCTCGGTGCGGTAGGACTCCAGCGTCGTGCGCCGCCACAGGCCGCGCGGGTTGGCCGCGTCCTGCCAGTAGTTGTAGAGGAACCCGCCGCGCCGCCGGACGAACGGGATCCGCGCGTCGGAGTCCAGCGCCGCCTTGATCTGGCCGCGGAGGGTCTCGAACCCCTCCGACGAGGCCAGCGCCGCCGTCGTCCTGGCGTTGTGCTCCCGGACCCACGCCAGGGCGTCGTCACCGCCCACGTCCTCGAGCCACAGGTACGGGTCTTCGGCGGGCACGGCGAGTTCCTCGGTCATCCGACCAGTCTGCCTCAGCTCATCGTCGCCGCGGCCTCGACCGGCGGAGTCCGCAGCACGTACCCGGTCGACAGCACGGTCGACAGCAGCGTCAGGACGGTCGCGCCGCCGGTCACCGCGAGGTAGATCCAGAGCGGGCCGCTGGGCCACGGCGAGTCGTACACCGCGTAGGCGAACGGGATGAGCGTCATCGCCGACACCAGCGCGCCGAGGATGATGCCGCCGAGCGCGATCAGCACCGCCTCGACGCCGACCATCCGCAGGATCTGCCCGTGCGTGGCGCCGATCAGCCGTTGCAGCGCGAACTCCCGCCGCCGCTCGCCGGTGGCGATCACCAGCGTGTTGACCAGGGAGATCACCGTGTAGGCCAGGATCATCGCGACCAGCAGGTAGTTTACCCACGCGCCGGTCTGCTCGCCGCCGCCGCCGCCGCCGCTGACCAGCGATGCGCGGTCGCCGACCCTGATGTCGGGGTCGGTCGCCGCCAGGGCCTGGAGGGTCCCGATCAGCGCGGACGCCGACGTGCCGTCCGCCGCGGCCACCAGGATCTGCGAGGCGAGGCCGGTGGTCGTGTGCTTGGCGACCAGGTCGGCGGGCAGCAGCATCGTCTCCTCGCCGGAGCCCTCGTAGACGGCCACCAGCTTCGCGTCGACGTCCGCGCCGTCGCCCATCCGCAGCCGCACGCTGTCGCCGAGGGTGTAGTGCAGCCGCTCGGCCCGGTCGGTGGTGACCGCGACCGCGTTGCCGGTCAGGTCGGCCAGCCTGCCGGAGGTGGCGCTGATGCCCAGCGTCCCCTCGACGCCGTCGCCGGTCACGCCGAGCGCGGTGGCCGAGTCATCGTCGTCCTCGCCCGCGCGGAACGTCGCGGAGCTGTCGATCAGCGCGGACACCGCCCCGACGCCCTGCTGGGACCTGATCGTGGACACCATCGCCAGGGGCACGCCACCGGTCTGCGAGGTGACCGCCGCGTCGGCGGTGAGGTCGTCGGCGAAACCGGGGGCGCCGCCCGCGGTGGTGGTCTGGAGGTAGATCAGCGCGGTGGCCAGGCCGGTCGCGAGCATGACCGGCGTGATCGCCCCCGCGACCCGGATGCGCCGGGCGTCGGAGTTCATCACGGCGAGGTAGCCGGACAGGCCGGTCACCGCCCGCACCGGCCAGCGCAGCACGGCGATGATCGTCCTGGTGATGCCGGGGGAGAGCAGCGCGAGGCCGGAGGCCCACAGCATCGCGGTCGGACCGGCGGTGCTCGCGGCCACCGGGCCGCTCATCACCAGCGCGGTCACGACGGACAGCGCGGTGCCGCCGCCGAGGCAGATCAGCGCGAAGGTGAGCCGGATCCA
This window contains:
- a CDS encoding LLM class flavin-dependent oxidoreductase — encoded protein: MQIGVFTVGDVTPDPTTGTTVGEHERIKAMVTIAEHAEQVGLDVFATGEHHNPPFVPSSPTTLLGHIAARTERLILSTSTTLITTNDPVKIAEDYAMLQHLSDGRVDLMLGRGNTAPVYPWFGKNIQDGMALTVENYQLLRALWDNEVVDWEGKFRTPLQGFTSTPRPLDGVAPFVWHGSIRSPEIAEIAAYFADGFFANNIFWPKEHYIRLINLYRERFEHYGHGTAAQAIVGLGGQVFMRRNSQDAVREFRPYFDNAPVYGHGPSLEDFTAQTPLTVGSPQEVIEKTLTFQEFFGDYQRQLFLLDHAGLPLKVVLEQLDMLGEIAPELRREFDARRPADVPSDPPTHASRKLARAAVPVA
- a CDS encoding CU044_5270 family protein, translating into MTDRGAHNPDRELDEALAALHLEARMSDRPLTDAREKLMREAAAEGPPASKSPFRRRGLVVGVAAAAAAAIVGGVVVIGGGGGAPAQPVAQPTTSQQPTKRDVSLLSASQVLNDAADKITAKDPELKPGQYRYIEVKGSYLRGFQTGTPQEVVSAPTGYTYLADITYQTWIPRDVTQEWLEKRVPGDAKLIGSSTPASEVPAYQPMDTDMGERRGACGDFFPKAKPKKVCGDETDMGQPAFYENLPRDPDQLLAWLEDYTSQRGSTPGTMFHFGIQFLDSGIMPADLRGDLLRAMAKIDGVKVVEEATTPDGRKGLALGLDGDQERRDLIVDPDKGEVIGERTVAKAQADYPWIEAGTVTGSVSVTTRVADAIGVVPAG
- a CDS encoding RNA polymerase sigma factor gives rise to the protein MNRIEERRAEQEQRAPGAADPRPDLANAEPTAAFAALFDAYARALHGYLAGRVGVDVADDLVAETFLVALRRRASYDPAQAPVRGWLYGIATNLVRNHIRAEVRGYRASARVFALREAGADHDGQIVDRLDAQRHTRQLADGLAGLNEQERDVLLLTSWAGLEPTEVAVALGVPASTIRSRLHRVRHKLRAHLRTDEENRDD
- a CDS encoding prolyl oligopeptidase family serine peptidase, which gives rise to MPAEDPYLWLEDVGGDDALAWVREHNARTTAALASSEGFETLRGQIKAALDSDARIPFVRRRGGFLYNYWQDAANPRGLWRRTTLESYRTEAPEWHVLLDVDALGAAEGENWVWKGAAVLRPDHRRALVELSRGGADAVVVREFDLEAREFVPDGFELPEAKGAVGWLDADRIYVGTDFGPGSLTSSGYPRVVKEWRRGTPLEQAATVYSGKVDDVWIRAFHDPTEGFERSLVRRGVTFYTAENFHRAADGELVRIEVPDDAEVDSHREWLLVTLRTAWTVGGTTHPAGALLVTRFDDFLAGGRDLTPLFTPDAHTSLSGHAWTRNHLIITTLHDVRTRMEVLTPGPDGWTRAPLAGVREFETADVVGTDPDEGDEYMIASGGFTEPTELRLGHVGGDVEVLKRAPAFFDAEGMVVEQHFATSDDGTRIPYFVVTPPGAEGGPTLLYAYGGFEVSLTPAYNTVAGLGWLSRGGTYVVANLRGGGEYGPEWHQSALRENRPRVYEDCAAVARDLVARGITTPERLGIRGGSNGGLLVGVMLTRYPELFGAIVCQVPLLDMKRYHLLLAGASWMAEYGDPDEPGDWEFLAEYSPYQNVRAGQPYPPTLFTTSTRDDRVHPGHARKMVARLRELGYDVPYHENIEGGHGGAADSEQSAFMWALAYTFLWNHLTK
- a CDS encoding FtsX-like permease family protein, which gives rise to MFRLALRTLRFRKGGFAASFIALFFGAAIVMACGGLMETGIRDAVPPQRLAAAPLVVATGESYVERARVDASLVAKIAAVPGVAKALPDVSFPLDPLRDRVPIGGGEVDGHAWSSAELTPYSLAAGTAPADGSVVLDDGVAAATGQGVGGTVSVAIGGRIQDFRVSGVASAASDNRAVFFSDADATQLHGKSGKVDAIGVLPAGGVSVADLQERLTAVLADPELAVLAGDDRGRAEVSGSPGGGDDLVALSAVFGGLAVMVAMFVVAGTLGLSVQQRHREMALLRAIGSTPGQLRRMILGETIVVAVLATALAFPLNLVLGRWLLDQLAGAGVTSEAIAFRQGWIPVAAGVGISLLSATAAAFVAGRGAALTRPTEALAEASLQTKWFSWIRLTFALICLGGGTALSVVTALVMSGPVAASTAGPTAMLWASGLALLSPGITRTIIAVLRWPVRAVTGLSGYLAVMNSDARRIRVAGAITPVMLATGLATALIYLQTTTAGGAPGFADDLTADAAVTSQTGGVPLAMVSTIRSQQGVGAVSALIDSSATFRAGEDDDDSATALGVTGDGVEGTLGISATSGRLADLTGNAVAVTTDRAERLHYTLGDSVRLRMGDGADVDAKLVAVYEGSGEETMLLPADLVAKHTTTGLASQILVAAADGTSASALIGTLQALAATDPDIRVGDRASLVSGGGGGGEQTGAWVNYLLVAMILAYTVISLVNTLVIATGERRREFALQRLIGATHGQILRMVGVEAVLIALGGIILGALVSAMTLIPFAYAVYDSPWPSGPLWIYLAVTGGATVLTLLSTVLSTGYVLRTPPVEAAATMS